The DNA window ACTCCTGAAGAACCTGGACGAGCCGATCGTGGTGGGCACGTGAAGGTGACGGTGGAGTACCTGCAGCGATTTCTAGAAGAAGACGCACCGTTTGGAGATATCACCACTGAGGCGATCGTACCGCCCGAGACGACCTGCAGGGCACTGGTCAGGGCGAAGGAGGACGGGGTGATCGCAGGACTTGAGGAGGCGATGATGCTCTGCTCTGCAGAAGGTATTATGGCCACCCCCCTTGTTACGGACGGTTCGATGGTCACGGACGGCACCGGGGTGCTCGACCTGACCGGCAGGGCCGCATCAGTGCTGCTGGTCGAACGGACCGTGCTGAACCTGATGGGAAGGATGAGTGGGATCGCGACCGGGACCGCGGCCTGCTGCAGCCTCGTAAAGGCCGTCCAGAGCCAAGCCCGGATTACGGCAACGAGAAAGACCGTTCCCGGCCTCCGGCTACTGGATAAGAAAGCTGTGATCCTCGGTGGCGGGGAACCGCACAGGTTCTCGCTCAGCGATGCCGTACTGATCAAGGACAACCACCTGGCTCTGGTCCCGGTCGCCGAAGCGATCGCCCGTGCCAGGCAGTTCTCCTGCTACAAGACGATCGAGGTCGAGGCTGAGACGACTGCGGCGGCCGTAGAGGCGGCCCGATGTGAGGCAGATCAGGTTCTCCTCGATAACATGCCAGTTGAAGTGGTCGGTGAGACTTTGGCTGCACTGGAAGCAGAGGGACTACGGAAGCAGGTGCAGATCGAGGTCTCCGGTGGGATCACAGCCGACAATCTGCAGGCGTACGCCCGTCTCGGGGTCGACCTGATCTCGATCGGAGAGCTGACCCACTCAGTCAGAAACCTCAACCTGAGCCTGGACATCCTGCCAGAGAAGAGAGCCTGATATAACAGAAGGGCACAAGGAGCAGTATGGCTGATATCTGGCAAGCGATCAGGGCGATCACCCCCGGCGACGAGTTCCGGGTCTGCCCTGCCTGCGGATACAAACTCGGTTTTCATACATCTCTTCTCAGAACGGAGGGAGGACTGCTGGTGATCCTGATCTGCCCTGAATGCGGTGCACGATTCGATACTGGGTGGATGGTCCCGGATGGAAGAAGTGCCTGACGGGGGGATGCGGTGTGCGGTCTGCAAGGGGAAGGGGCTCTGCGGGCTCCCCCGCTGCCCGATCGTCAGCAGGTTCCATACCCAGGCTGCGCTGACCCCGGTTTCGTCGTACATGGGGGCCTCCCCCTCGGTCTTCGTCGGCAGTTACAACTACCCCGAGGTCCGGGGCGGGCCGCTGCTGATCGGGGACTCGGACAAACCGACTGACTGGATCAGGGCAGGTCTCGACATCGAGGAGATCATCGGCCTCCGAGCGGCCACCATCAATGCGAAGGCAGCGATCCCGCGGATGAAAGCGAGCATGCAGGAGATCGCTCTCTCTTCCCACCCGCTTGATGTCGAGGTGACCTTTGAACGCCCGGTCTCCTTCGACCTGAAGTTCGACGGGGTGCTGACTCCAATCGGGCGGAGCGGGACCGTCGAGAACCTGGACGTGATCGACAACGCCACAGTCCCGCGGGTGGTCGACCGGGTCACCTCCGACACTGATCTCGGTGCCACGGACGGGGTTCAGGAGCTTTACACCTCCTCGATCGATGTCTATCAGATCCAGAATATCCTCTCGGCCGGACTGCTCGGCAAAAAACCGACGGTCGTGCCAACCAGATGGGCGATCACCGCCGTCGACGATATGCTTGGAAAAGCACAGAAGAAGGAGATCGGTCGGTTCCCCCCGATCGAGGAGGTGCTGGTCTTTGGAGGGAAGCTCTATGGCAACCAGATCGCCGTGTTGCTGGCACCGGGTGGGTGGCGGTACGAGATGGTCGAGCAGTGGCGGAAAAACAGCCTCTGGGCGGGCACGGCCGACGTGATCGTGGCCGACGGTGAAGGAGAGAAGGCGAAAAAGGGCTACTCACCGATCGCAGGGGCCTACTACTCGGCCCGACTCGCAGTGAACGAGTATCTAACCGGGATCAGACGAACGGCGCAGATCCTGGTGGTCAGGTCGGTCTCAGGCGAGTACTGGGCGCCGCTCGGAACCTGGGTGATCCGTGAGGCGACGAGAAAGGCGATGCAGTCACCGCCGGAGCGGTACCAGACGGTGGCCGAGGGAGCCGTAGCCGTCAGTAGAATCATCGGTGACGAGGCTTGGGTCTCGGCGAGCACATTGCTGCCCAGGCTCAAGACGCAGCGGCGACTGCAGGACTTCTTTTAAAAAGTGTTGAACGCACCTTCTTTGACCAATCGTAGACTCAAAAAAGGTGAAGAATAGTCCATTTAGGATTGGATGCGTTCAAGACCTTCGAAAAATCTTATCAATTTTTCTCATATCCGCTTTCCCCTTTTTGGGGAACCAGATATTTTGAAACCTGAAAGGTATCAACCGTCAGGTTTTCGACTATAACGTGAACTCAGGCTGTCCGTTCGCCTGGGTCTTCTGCGCCAGGTACCGAGTGGTGAGGCTCTCAAGGGTCTCGATCTCCTCTACCGCCTTGTCGTCTCTGACCTGGACAAAACGCGGGAATCTGAGGGCGTACCCACTCTCGTACGACGGGGACTTCTGGATCTCGGCGTAGCCGACCTCGAAGATCACCGTTGGTTCAAAGGTGACGGTGTTCCCTGATTCAGCAATCACCTGGTCTTTGAAGAGCGTGTACAGCTCCTGCAGCTGCTCGTCTGATATGCCAGTGGCCACCTTGCTGACCGCCCGGAAGACCCCCTGATCCAGACAGGCAAGTAGAAACGAACCGAAGGTCCTGGCGCGCCGTCCTTCGCCCCATTCAGCACCGATGACGACAAGGTCGAGGGTCTCCACCTCGGGTTTGATCTTCACCCAGTGCTTCCCCCGGACTCCTGGGGAGTACAGGGAAAGGAGATCCTTGAGCATCACCCCTTCGTGCCCCTCGGCCATAGCCTCCAGGTAGAGAAGGTCGACCGCCTCGGCACTGGAGAGCACCTGCTGCGGGGCGAGGTACTCCGGACCGATCGTTGCTGATAGGATCGCACGCCGGCTCTGGAATGGCAGGTCGATCAGGGTCTCGCCATCGCGGTACAGGATGTCGAAGACCCTTGGAACCAGGGTGATCGCCTCCCGGGCGGCCGCGATCCCGTGCTTGCGCCGGAAACGCCGGAGCACGGTCTGGAACGGGAGCGGCCGGCCGTCAGCCCCGATAGCGATCACCTCGCCGTCCAGAATCACGTCATGGTCTGTGGCTCCGAGCAGGGCCTCGCCGACTTCGGGAACGGCATCGGTCACCTCCTCGAGTTTCCGGGAGTAGATCCGGCAGGTCTTCCCCTCTTTATGGAACTGGAACCGGGTTCCGTCGTACTTGAACTCCACGGCCACCTCGCCGTGAGCAGCCAGCATCTCTGGGATCGTCGTCCCTGCCTGAGCGAGCATCATCTTCACCGGCCTGAACGGGGCGATGCTCAGGTGGATCAGTCCCTCCTCACCCTCTCTGGCCCGAAGGGCCACCTCGCCGAGGTCATTGAGCGCCTGCATCGCATGCTCGACCTGCGCCGGTTCGACCGTGTAGGCCTCAGCGATGGCATCCCGGACCGTCCCCTCCCCGATACCGATCCGAAGCTCGCCGAGGATCAGTCTGGCCAGATACCGCGCCTCGAAGGGGGATACGTTACCGAAGAGTTGTCGGAGGACCAGCAACCGTTCGCGCTGGGACCGGCCTCCTGCAGAGGCAGCGATCCGGGTGCAGGCCGCGTAGACCTCGGCGAGACTCGGGTCCTCGGTGAAGAAGGCCGTCTGCTCCTTAGTGGCAAGGAACTGTTCGATAGCAAGCCCTGCATCTCCGGTTCTGTTGATCAGGTCGACCAGGGCCGTCTTCTTCGTCCCTGCCACGTAGGCCACCGCCTCGTAGAGCAGGTTCGGACCGATCCCGAGCTTCTGCGGCGACCAGTCAGGGAAGATCTTTCCCATCAGGAACCGGATGAAGATCGGTAGGTCCTCTCCAGAGAGGGACGGGAGAATGACGCTGATCGCATGCTTCATTTCGAGGCGGCCGTTCTGTGCTTCGAGGGCGGCGCAGGTCTGAGCAAAGATCGAGAACTGCACGCTCAGATCTCCATCGGGGCCGAAATCGTCTCCTGCAGGGCGACCTGCAGGGCAACATCATCGACGAAGAGGCCGAGCGCGACCCGGGCACACTCCTCAGCGATCGCAGGGGTATTGTTGGTCTCGGAGAGGTGAGCCAGCATCACCGCACCGATGTCATGCCCGAGCAGCTGCAGACAGGCGCTGGCCTGCTCATTGGAGAGGTGGCCGCGGCGTGACCGGATTCGCCGTTTCAGCATCGCCGGGTACGGTCCGTCCTCGAGCATCTGGGGGCAGTGGTTGCTCTCCAGGACCAGGCCGTCACACCGTCTGAAGAGTTCAATCACCTCTCCAGAGAGGACGCCGGTGTCAGTACAATACCCAAGTCGGGAACTCTTTTCTTCGATACAGTACCCACACGGGTCCTGAGCGTCGTGTGAGATTGAAAATGGCTCGATAGAAAAATCTCCGATCTCGAGGGTCGTCCCGGGATGGCAGGTGATCGTCGTGACCGTCTTCTTGGAGACCTTCCGGTGGAGAAAGAATTCGGCCAGGGTTCCACCGGTCGCGATGATCGGAAGGTCGAACCGCCGGGCCATCACGTCGAGACCTCTGATATGATCGGTATGCTCATGCGTGACAAGAATTGCCTCAATCGAGCCGGGATCAGCCCCGACCAGGGCGAGGCGAGTCTGAATCTCCCGGGCTGCGAGCCCTGCATCGACCAACAGCGAGCCGCTCTCGCCTTCGATCAGCATACAGTTGCCCTTGCTGCCACTTCCAAGGGCAGTGACCTTCATAGAGTATCGTTGGAGAGGGAGAAATATCAGGGTTCTGTTCGTCACAGAGAGTGGGAAAAAAGGGATCGGTCCTTCGGACCGAATATTTACAAAAGAGTTCTTCGAGAGGAGGTGGCTGAAACATTAGGGAGAAGAGTTATTTTACTTCCTCCCCCGTCCTGACCCGGACCGACCGCTCCACCGGCAACACGAAGATCTTTCCGTCCCCGATCTTGTCGGTCCGTGCTGCCGCACAGATCGTTCCGAGTGCCTTGTCGACGTCCTTATCCTCGACGACTATCTCAATCTTGATCTTCGGGAGCATATCGACCGACATCTTTCCCCCGCGGAACTGGAGTGAGATCCCCTTCTGTTCGCCGCGACCTCTCACCTCGGTGACGGTCATTGCGTAATAGCCCTGGTCCTCCAGGGCTTTCTTGACAAAGTCAAGCCGTTCCGGCCTGATGATTGCATTGATCATCTTCATCGTCTGTTCACCTCAGTTGGGGATCCGCTCCCCATGCTGGGAGATGTCGAGACCGACATATTCCTCATCTTCAGAGACCCGGAGACCCATAATCTTGTCCACAATCGTTGCAAGAATGTAGGTGACCACAAACGCATACGCAACCGCCGCGAAGGCACCCATCGCATTGTGGATGAACTGGTCGACGTTCCCATAGATCAAACCAGTGTACTTGTTCACTGCGGCCGTGGCGAAGATACCAGTTGCCAGGGCACCCCAGAGACCACCCATCCCATGGATAGCCCAGGCGTCCAGAGATTCATCAAGACCCCGCCCGATCCGGAGGAGCATGCACCCATAGCAGAGCACACCGGCAACCGCACCGATCACAAGAGCCGCCTTGGTGTCGACGAACCCGGCTGCAGGGGTGATGGCGACCAGACCTGCGATCCCACCGCTGACCATCCCAAGCGAGGATGGTTTGCCATGGATCCAGGAAGCGCCGAGCCAGGCCAGCGCACCGATCGCAGCCGCAGTGTTAGTAACTAGGAATGCACTCCCAGCGAGACCGTCTGCGGTCAGGGCCGAACCCGAGTTGAATCCGAACCACCCAAACCAGAGCATGGTAGCACCAAGTAGGGTCATCGGGATGTTGTGCGGCTCCATGGCATACTTCCCGAAACCAATCCTTTTTCCGATCACCAGTGCAAGGGCCAGTGCCCCAAACCCTGAACTGATGTGAACGACCGTGCCACCGGCAAAGTCGAGTGAACCGAGAGTCATCGCCCAGCCACCACCCCAGGCCCAGTGGGCCAGCGGATCATAGACCAGCGTGGTCCAGAGCAGCCCGAGCACAATAAACGAACTGAGTTTCACCCGCTCGGCACAGGCCGAGGTCAGGATCGCAAGGGTGACCGTCGCAAAGACCAATTGCCACATCACGAAGAGTATCGGTGGGTAGATCAGATCCCCAGCATCCATGCTGACGTTGTTCATCAGAACATAGTCCAGATTGCCGATGAACCCACTGATATCCGGGCCAAACGCGAGTGAGTAGCCGCAGATCACCCACTGCACACTCACCAGCGCGAACGCGAGGAACGAGAGAGCAATCATCGAGATGAAATTTTTTCGTCTAACCATGCCGCCGTAAAAGAACCCGACGCCCGGGGTCATGACGAAGACCAGGGCCGTCGCGGCCAGTATCCATGCAGTTGCACCTGAATCCAATACCATATTAATACCTCATAATTCTGTGATCATCTGGTAATTGTGATGCGTAGTCAACAGACTAAATAAGCCTGCTGCCTCCGTAGGGTTCAAAGGCTGTACCAACCTTTGATGGAAGGAAGTTAACTTCCTATATATATAAAATTAACTAAAATCGCACGAGACGGAACACCTGGGTTCAACATATCAGATGAGAGGAGGATGACAGAAAAATTGAGAATATATCAGATCCTGATCAAAAGGAGCATCCGGAAGAGAGAGAGATCTATCCTTATTAGCAACCGCGCAAAAAAAAGAGGAGAGAATCAGCGCCGGTATCCATGCACTCCGGAGAGTAGGATCAACAGGGCGCCGAGAAAAAGCGGAATCCAGCCCCATGAGAACTGGACTGATTGGGCCAGCGTCTGGGCGACGGCACTGGCTGCACCCCCGGCCTTCAGCTGCCCGATCTGGGTCTGGAACTGGTAAAGTTCATACCCAACCACCCCCAACGAAACAAGCCCGGTGGCCAGCAGGTACCGGTACTTTCTAATGATCGTCAGCACCAGCGAGACGATCGCGATGATCAACAGGATTCTGCCGAGCGTATTCCCGGCAAGCATCATCGTGACCATTCCCATCGGTGTACTCATAACCGGCGAGAAACATCCGATGACCAGCAGCAGCCCCCCAGCTAGGCCGAGCAGTTGCGTACGTCCCTTCACAATCTTCACAGTACCAACTGTCGTTCAGAGAGCGTAAAAATCTGCTGTTTTCAGGGTTCGACAGGGATCGGCAGCGGATCGTGGTCATCGACAGAACAGAAGACTCAGAGAGGTGCATCCCGTTCAGATCATCTGACGACGAAAAACTGATCCGGTCCCCGGTGCCGGCCACCCCCGTACATCTGATCAGCGGCAAAGGGAAGGGATCATTCCCGCCCGATTTCTTCCATAGGAAGGGAAGGGGTCATTTCAGATCCGTTCCCCATGCTGGGATATGTCGAGGCCGACATACTCCTCATCTTCAGAGACCCGGAGACCCATCGTTTTGTCCACCACCCAGCCGATCAGATAACTGGCCACAAAGGCATAGACCAATACCACCCCGGCAGCGAGCACATTATGAAGGAACTGATCGATATTCCCCTCCAGCAGTCCGGAATACTTATTCACTGCGACCGTCGCGAAGATCCCAGTCGCCAACATTCCCCAGAGCCCCCCAACCCCATGGACTGCCCAGGCGTCCAGGGACTCATCATAACCGATATTTATCCGGAAGAGCATCGCCTTGTAGCAGAGCACCCCCGCCACTCCACCGATCACCACCGCGGCGAGCGAGTCGACGTAACCTGCAGCCGGGGTGATGGCGACCAGACCTGCCACCGCCCCGGTCACCATCCCGAGGGAGGAGGGACGGTTATGGAGCCAGGAGGTGAAGAGCCAAGCAAGCGCCCCGACAGCAGCTGCAACGTTGGTGACCATGAATGCGTTGGCAGCGATCCCGTCAGCCGCCAGGGCGGATCCGGCATTAAACCCGAACCACCCGAACCAGAGGATCGCAGCTCCGAGCAGGGCCATCGGGATGTTGTGTGGTTCCATCGAGTATTCACCGAACCCGACCCGTTTCCCGATGACGAACGCCAGTGCAAGGGCGCTGAACCCGGAGTTGATCTCGACGACCGTGCCGCCGGCGAAGTCGATCGAACCGAGCATCTGTTCCCAACCGCCGCCCCACGCCCAGTGGGCCAGTGGGTCATAGACCAGCGTGGTCCAGAGCAGAGCCAGTACGATGAACGAAGTGAGCTTCACCCGCTCGGCACAGGCCGAGGTGATCACAGCCAGCGTGACCGCGGCGAAGGTGAGCTGGAAGGCCGCAAAGAGGATCGGAGGATAGGTGCCGGCACCGGGGTCGAGGCCGACCCCGTGTAGCCCAATAAACTGCAGCCCGCCGATCACTCCGCCAATGTCAGGGCCGAACGCGAGCGAATAGCCGATGAATACCCACTGGACGGTCACAACCGCCAGAGCAATGAACGAAAGGGCGATCATCGAGATGAAGTTCTTCCGCCTGACCATTCCGCCATAGAAGAGACCGACACCGGGGGTCATGAACATCACGAGCGCCGTCGCGATCAGCAACCATGCCGTGGTGCCGGTATCAAGCGCCATCGTCTACCCCCCATCCCGGAGATCCCACTCCACTTCGCCATTTAAGCCCTGTTCTGGTATCCATAGAACGCCACTTCCTTCTCGTTCCAGATAAATCTGGATCTCTCTGCAAGGTTGGCGCTGTACGTATTTATAGTGTTGAACGGACCGTTTCTGCAGTCTCATCTGGCCCGGAGAAGAGCATGAGTGGTGATGAAAGGTGACTGACAAGGTCTTTGCGATCGGTCACCACCACCGCAGACTGCTCAAGCATCAGGTTCACCCGTTCATCGACCCCGACTGACCTGAAGTCGGTCCGAAGCGCAACCACCGGAATACCACAAGCGTAAGCATACCCGACCTCCCAGGCTGTTCCGGAGTCGGTATCAGCCCCGTCGATCACCGCGACGACGAGATCAGAGTCGCGGAGAACGTTCAGGTTCTCTGAAAAGATGACTCTGGTAATCCCCAAGTCACGCGATGAAAAGTCGTCACCGATCTCCTGTGGAAGGTGGACCTGCTGGCCGGCCCTAACAAGTTGGTCCCGGACCAGCCGGTTGTACATCCGTTCCCCTTCGGAGAAGAGTGGCGCAGCCAAGTAGACCCGGTACCTTCCAAAGGAGGTGACATCATACACTGGGATATCGGGGAACCGGGCCAGCCATACTCCAGGACCCGACCTCTTCGGCGGGTCGCCGCCATAGTAGGTCCGGTCCACCCCACAGGTCGGCGACGAGTTCACCCCAACGATGCAGAGGGGAGGACCCCGAACCCTGATCAGAGCCCGGATTTTCCTCTCCAACCGGGCCAGCAGGGCAGCAAAAGCCGGGGTATCGAGCCGTTCCAGAAATGTCCCCGGCTTGCGATCCCAGCCGAGGTGGATCGTCTCTGGGCAGGGGAGAGGGACCATCTCGATTCCAAGCGTTTCGCATCGCGCCCGGACCTTCGTAAACCACAAACGGTCCTCCTCGTCGGTGATGCCACGGGCTCGGAAGGAGGGATCGAGGATGCAGGGGCAAACCAGCACGTACATTATTAGTCTGTTGGATTCCCACAGAAGATAGATGATCCCTCTCTATGCATACAGGGACAATTCATGCGACCCGAAGAAGTGCACTGTCAAGAAGCTTGAGAAGTTCGGGCTGATCAAGATCGTCACGACGATCCCGGCGATCCCCAGGAGCACCCTGATACTCGACCCAACCGCAGAGCAGGCCCTCTCCCCTGCCGACAGGATGGTCAGATCGATTACGGCGCTCGACTGCTCCTGGGAAGTGCTCGACACCGGGGCGTTCACCTCCTTCAGGCTCCACCGTGCCCTCCCATTCCTGGTCGCGGCCAACCCGGTGAACTTCGGGAGGCCGTTCCGACTCACCTCGGTGGAGGCGATCGCCGCGGCCCTGTTCATCATGGGCGAGCAGGATCAGGCCAGGGCGGTGCTCGCCAAGATCAACTGGGGGATCCGGTTCCTTGAGGTGAACGAGGAGCCGCTCGATCTGTATGCCGCGGCCAAGGACTCGGCCGAGGTAGTGGCGATACAGGCCACATATCTGGACTGAACCTGGCAGAACATTGAATATATCAAATACTGATCAGATCATACGATAGACTTCTGGAGACAACCCATGAGATCAAAATCTGTATCCCTTCTCCTCTCCATCCTGCTGAACGCGACCGCCGGCTGCATCGCCCATCAGAAGGCCACCACCTCAGAGGCACATACCTTTAAATAATCGATGCCAATCTAACTTGCATGATCAAAGTCGCCATCAATGGATACGGCACCATCGGAAAACGTGTCGCTGACGCCGTCGCCGCTCAGCCCGACATGGAGATCATCGGGGTCTCCAAGACTTCTCCAAGTGCCGAGGCCTTCGTCGCCCAGAGCCGTGGATACCCGCTATATATCGCAGATATCGGCAGAAAGCCCGACTTTGAGAAGGCAGGGATTCGGGTTGCCGGCTCTGTCGAGGAGATGCTGACTAGAGCCGACGTGGTGGTGGACGCGACTCCTGGCGGGGTCGGTGCCAAGAACAAACCCCTGTACGAGAAACTCGGTGTGCGTGTGATCTACCAGGGCGGCGAGAAGCACCTGCTGGCCGGGTTCTCGTTCAACTCCTCCTGCAACTATGCCAAGGCCATCGGCCGGCAGTTCGTCCGGGTCGTCTCCTGCAATACCACCGGTCTCTGTCGGATCATCCACCTGGTCGATACCGCTTACGGGGTGAAGAAGGTCCGGGCCACGATGATCCGGCGTGCCTCGGACCCCGGCGAGATCAAGCGGGGACCTGTCGACGCGATCGTCCTCGACCCGGTGACAGTGCCGAGCCACCACGGCCCCGATGTCCAGAGCGTGCTCCCGACGATCCCGATCACCACGGCCGCACTGATCGTCCCGACCACCTTCATGCATATGCACGTAGTGATGATCGAAACCGAGAAGGAGGCAGACCGCGAGGAGATCATCCAGTTGATCGAATCCCACCCAAGGCTCGGGCTGGTGCGCCCTGCGACCGGCATCACCAGCACCGCCCAGCTTAAGGAGTACATGCAGGACCTCGGCAGGTCCAGGGCCGACCTCTGGGAGAACGGGATCTTCCAGGATTCGGTCTCGGTGGTGGACGGGCACGAAGTCTGCCTGTACCAGGCGATCCACCAGGAGGCCGACGTGGTCGTCGAGAACGTCGACGCGATCCGGGCGATGATTGGCGAGGTTACAGACGCCGAGACCTCGATCGCGATCACCAACAAGGCCCTCGGATTCACGGCGATCTGATCCCGGGCGTGAATAACCTATTAAGCCTCTCCCCGCCCATTCTTTTTCTATGGATCCATACTCGCTTGTGACACGGAACACTGTTGAGGTTGTCACCGACGAAGAACTTTCAGCTCTCTTAAAGAAGCCAGGGCGGAAGGTCTATGCCGGATACGAACCAAGCGGCGAGGTCCACCTCGGCCACCTGGTGACCGTGAACAAGCTGCTCGACCTGAAGAAGGTCGGCTTTGAGATCGTGGTGCTGCTGGCGGACCTACATGCCTTCCTGAACCGGAAGGGGACGATGGAGGAGGTGCGAACCCTGGCAGAGTACAACAGAAAATGCTTTGAAGGGCTCGGCCTCGTCGATGTCACCTATGTGCTCGGCTCGGACCTGCAGCTCTCTCCTGAGTACGAACTGCTAATGCTGAAGATCTCCCAGGAGGTAACGCTGAACCGGGCCACCCGCTCGATGGACGAGGTCGGCCGGCAGATGGAGCACCCGACCGTCTCGCAGATGGTCTACCCAATAATGCAGATCACCGACATCGCAACCCTCGGAGTCGACGCCGCGGTCGGCGGGATCGACCAGCGGAAGATCCACATGCTGGCACGGGAGTACCTGCCCGGCCACGGTTACCCGACCCCCGTCTGTCTGCACACCCCGATCCTGAACGGGCTCGACGGGAAGAAGATGTCCTCGTCGCAGAAAAACTATATATCCGTCGCCGAGGATGAGGAGTCGATCAGAAAGAAGATGAATAAGGCCTACTGCCCCAAGGAGATCGAGGAGAACCCGGTGCTGCAGATGCTCCAGTACCACCTCTTCCCGCGATTCAACGAGATCACCCTTCACCGGCCCGAAAAGTTCGGTGGCGACCTGACCTTCACCTCATACGAGGCGCTCAGCGAGGCCTACGGGTCCGGAGCCATTCACCCGGCCGATCTGAAGAGGGCGGCCGGCGAGTACATGATCGAACTCCTTCGGCCGGTCCGCGAGTACCTGGAGTCTCATCCGTGATCACCCACCGCGACGATCTGCAGGACCGCTTCGACGACGAGATCGCTGCGATGGGTGTCCGGATCAAGGACGCCAACCAGTTCAAGGTACGGGACGATGTCTTCGACGATGTGACACTGCTTGCGTTGTACAAACTGGTTCACAAGAAGCACCTCTCAGTGATCGGAGGCGCGATAAGCACCGGCAAGGAGGCAAATGTCTTCTATGCCGAGCATGACGGGGAGCCGATCGCCCTGAAGATCTACCGGGTCAGATCTGCAAACTTCACGACGATGGGGGTGTATATGACCGGAGACCGGCGGTTCTCGGGGATTGGTTCCTCTCGCAAAGCCCTGATCTTTGCCTGGGCGAAGAAGGAGTTTTCGAACCTTAAAAGGGCCGACGAGGCTGGAATCCCAGTTCCGAAACCATTGATCTGGGACAGGAACATCCTGCTGATCGGGTTCCTCGGTAAGGATGAACAGCCCTATCCCCAGCTCCGAAACGCGACCCTTGAGGACCCGGCCGCCACCTACGAGACGATCATCGGCTACATCAAGACGCTGTATACCGGTGCCAAACTGGTTCATGCAGATTTGAGCGAATATAATATCCTGTACGGGGATCAGGTATATATGATAGATATGGGCCAGTCGGTCACCCTCGACCACCCGCAGGCGTTGCGGTTCCTGGTCAGGGATATCCAGAATATCAACAGG is part of the Methanosphaerula palustris E1-9c genome and encodes:
- a CDS encoding nucleoside 2-deoxyribosyltransferase; protein product: MYVLVCPCILDPSFRARGITDEEDRLWFTKVRARCETLGIEMVPLPCPETIHLGWDRKPGTFLERLDTPAFAALLARLERKIRALIRVRGPPLCIVGVNSSPTCGVDRTYYGGDPPKRSGPGVWLARFPDIPVYDVTSFGRYRVYLAAPLFSEGERMYNRLVRDQLVRAGQQVHLPQEIGDDFSSRDLGITRVIFSENLNVLRDSDLVVAVIDGADTDSGTAWEVGYAYACGIPVVALRTDFRSVGVDERVNLMLEQSAVVVTDRKDLVSHLSSPLMLFSGPDETAETVRSTL
- a CDS encoding DUF367 family protein, giving the protein MIPLYAYRDNSCDPKKCTVKKLEKFGLIKIVTTIPAIPRSTLILDPTAEQALSPADRMVRSITALDCSWEVLDTGAFTSFRLHRALPFLVAANPVNFGRPFRLTSVEAIAAALFIMGEQDQARAVLAKINWGIRFLEVNEEPLDLYAAAKDSAEVVAIQATYLD
- a CDS encoding type II glyceraldehyde-3-phosphate dehydrogenase; its protein translation is MIKVAINGYGTIGKRVADAVAAQPDMEIIGVSKTSPSAEAFVAQSRGYPLYIADIGRKPDFEKAGIRVAGSVEEMLTRADVVVDATPGGVGAKNKPLYEKLGVRVIYQGGEKHLLAGFSFNSSCNYAKAIGRQFVRVVSCNTTGLCRIIHLVDTAYGVKKVRATMIRRASDPGEIKRGPVDAIVLDPVTVPSHHGPDVQSVLPTIPITTAALIVPTTFMHMHVVMIETEKEADREEIIQLIESHPRLGLVRPATGITSTAQLKEYMQDLGRSRADLWENGIFQDSVSVVDGHEVCLYQAIHQEADVVVENVDAIRAMIGEVTDAETSIAITNKALGFTAI
- a CDS encoding tyrosine--tRNA ligase, which codes for MDPYSLVTRNTVEVVTDEELSALLKKPGRKVYAGYEPSGEVHLGHLVTVNKLLDLKKVGFEIVVLLADLHAFLNRKGTMEEVRTLAEYNRKCFEGLGLVDVTYVLGSDLQLSPEYELLMLKISQEVTLNRATRSMDEVGRQMEHPTVSQMVYPIMQITDIATLGVDAAVGGIDQRKIHMLAREYLPGHGYPTPVCLHTPILNGLDGKKMSSSQKNYISVAEDEESIRKKMNKAYCPKEIEENPVLQMLQYHLFPRFNEITLHRPEKFGGDLTFTSYEALSEAYGSGAIHPADLKRAAGEYMIELLRPVREYLESHP
- a CDS encoding serine protein kinase RIO; its protein translation is MITHRDDLQDRFDDEIAAMGVRIKDANQFKVRDDVFDDVTLLALYKLVHKKHLSVIGGAISTGKEANVFYAEHDGEPIALKIYRVRSANFTTMGVYMTGDRRFSGIGSSRKALIFAWAKKEFSNLKRADEAGIPVPKPLIWDRNILLIGFLGKDEQPYPQLRNATLEDPAATYETIIGYIKTLYTGAKLVHADLSEYNILYGDQVYMIDMGQSVTLDHPQALRFLVRDIQNINRFFRTKTEVMEEREIFTAVTGISNDYEP